CACCTCGACGACGTCGGCTCCGCGGCCGGACGCGCCGCCGTGCTCGCCGACTCCGCCCTCGCGGTCGGAACACGGGGCGAGGTGCTCACCGTCGGCGACTACCTCTCCGCGTACGTCCTGGAGTGGACGCTGCACCATCTGGACCTGGTGGCGCAGCTGCACGAGGCGCAGCGGCCGCCCGCGGAGAGCGTGGCCGCCGCGCGTGAACTGCTTGAGCGGATCGCCGGCGCGCCCTTCCCGGCCGAACTCTCCGACACGGACGCCCTGCTGCTGGGTACGGGCCGCCGCCTGCCGAGCGCCGCGGATCGGGTGGCCCTGTCCGGGACCGGCGTGCGGTTCCCGCTCTCGCTCGGCTGACCGTGGGGTTCCGGCTCGGCAACGACACCGCCGGCCAGTAGGTGACCGTTCCGGGGAGGGGGCAGGCTGCCGGGATCGCGCATGATCTTGTCGCTCAGACCGCAGCGGAGAAGAATCGGAGAAGCACCGCTTC
This is a stretch of genomic DNA from Streptomyces sp. R44. It encodes these proteins:
- a CDS encoding maleylpyruvate isomerase N-terminal domain-containing protein is translated as MDDFSRSWTALREAVAGLADEDFDRPSGCTGWLVRDLVCHLVIDAQDVLITLATPADTPPTRDAASYWEVAEVPPTGDDPLDALTVRLAAAYEDPDLLKFHLDDVGSAAGRAAVLADSALAVGTRGEVLTVGDYLSAYVLEWTLHHLDLVAQLHEAQRPPAESVAAARELLERIAGAPFPAELSDTDALLLGTGRRLPSAADRVALSGTGVRFPLSLG